In Lolium rigidum isolate FL_2022 chromosome 7, APGP_CSIRO_Lrig_0.1, whole genome shotgun sequence, the DNA window agcggttggctggggaagccttaagtccccacgacatagtccgtagacacttgtcgctcaaagaacaagcggttggctggggaagccttaagtccccacggtattgcggtctatgattggttgcagctaccggcgaaggagtttggttaacgagtcccaaactgttgtcgtggtcggggtccacccgtgagtgggaataatgggaccggcgaggacccgggggtcggggcatgcaacaaagggtgggtgttcgaggtagcggaggaacatgattggctagaccttataccgggcctcacaccataggaagtgtggacggggaaattgcccggttggcaccaaggttaagatctcttatgggtaaagcaacacaccgctgcagagtgtaaagaaccgtgacctatcactccctgttccggattatggaactgcgaacgcggccggaaaggagctccatgaagttctagtaaaccggtgaaggctgacggacatagttcttctgtataaaagcaaccttttgaagaaatgattatgaaaaactgcattggtattagactttctggtctaatgctgtagctagtgcattaaatacctctttcctataatgaacttgttgagtacgctcgtactcaaaccactcttaaatcccctgcttagatatggaggccacgatggaggatctacaatgcaactcgaaggccgaggagtcaacaactacttcaagaaacaggaccctgtcagaggagtcaaataccacatccaacaaagagaaaacctagtttagccatagaagggaactagcttcctaaacctagctcctatttagctagaatctattcatagcctctatagctagttaaatactctacaaatagagttcgtgataagattagactacgagtcgttcttctggagtttatttgcagtgttacctcattgtaaagtaggaggctgtgtggatcttttgtaaagagtctatGTTgtaaattctatagacatgccttggacccgcatatgtttctgttgtaccactctgagcaatataatactagtggaacggtgtttcattggcgttatatcagacttgcatactacaccatgcagtggtatgccgggtcaccacacgttGGTCAAGGAGGAGCATGCCGTGCCGGAGGAGTGGTATGGGTTCGTCTTCCCACACCGCGACCTGGCTAGTCGGACTGGTTGCAGTCCGGCGGCGCCGACACACACTATGTGGAGCCACTGTTGTGGCTGTCGGCCTTCCCGTACAAGCCCTTCCCGACACACACTATGTGGACGACGACCTCGATTATGAGCCGATGGAGGACAACGAGctcatggaggaagaggccatGGCGCGCCATGACCATCTCCGAGACGGAGGAGCGCACTAAGTGGATTGGCCTCGTGGAGGCCATCTAGCGCTCGCAGTAAGAGGGCGCGCCCGCACCAAAGCAGTTGACGCCTCCTCCCCCAACGACCAATTTGTGGTCGCCGCTGCAGGTCTTTATCAACCTCGGCGAGGAGGCTAGGAGCTAGTGGCACCCTACGAGGAGGACCACACGCTACTGGCATGCGCGCCACTATCCATTTTTTTAATGTCAGCCGTGAACTTTTAGGCCCATTTTGAGCCTtatattatgttttttttttgataaaagtcCTTATATTATGTAAATTATGTCTATCATTTTTTACTCTCTCCTTATTTTTTTTACGGACTGAGGTTGTTGGGGCCGCTGCCACCCATAAACGGGCACAGATTGCGCTAGCCTATCGGTGAGTCAGCACAGACGAACATTATTATGAGtatctccggaagactgagccggtggattggatcttgaaattgacgaactcACCACAGATGCATCGATGTCGACGGGAACAtcgtctcccactgaatgaatattccatctttatgagacacacagatgttaaaCCTGTGGTTTGAACTTTGGTAGGCTAGGGGTACAACCACCTTCCTAATCACCCAACCTTCAGGTGGATTCTCTTAACATTTTTAAACACTTTTGATCTTTGAAATAGGATCCCATTGGAGTGGCCTAAAAtttcttaggctggtgccaatgcaccgcccgactcccgccccgccacgtcagatttctctcactctcaccccactctcaccccactctcaccccaccttgccaatgcatgggctatagtccccactctcacttctctctcctccacatcaccatttctttttcacattaagttatttcacccgaatttttgtagacattcaaaataatgcaaaaaAAGTATTCAACaaaaaatgttaccgattacataataattaataaaaatacaaattatgtttcttgtttttctaaatAGCCTATATGACAAGTGTGTACTTGTGTTTGTATTTTGAATCGAAAgagtaaaaaaaggaaagaaaataaaagaaggaaagaaaataaaataaaaagccgacatttaaagaataaaagaaggaaagaaaaaaagaaaaaagaaaaaaaaccgaCCAGGTcgtcttcttctacctctcgcccgcgtcgccccgcctctcgcccctcctctcgcccgcgtcgccattgcgccgccccgcctcccgccccgctcccgcctccatctcgccgccaacgcgggcgacagccgggcggtagcgggcgctaccgccggcgagcccgccggcgCCCGCCGCTCcggtcccgcccgcctcccgcccctctcccgccccgtcgccgccgctACCGCCTCCGCTACCGCCTGCGCTGGCACCGGCCTTAGGAGTNNNNNNNNNNNNNNNNNNNNNNNNNNNNNNNNNNNNNNNNNNNNNNNNNNNNNNNNNNNNNNNNNNNNNNNNNNNNNNNNNNNNNNNNNNNNNNNNNNNNGTGGATAGAGAGGAAGTGATGTATTACCTATTTCCCTCTTCATCCTCGCGTCACATGGGCTTCCCGGGGGTTCTCCCGGTGAGGCATCAATTAATCCGACCAATCGGCAGATGAACATGATACGCTCATGTGACAGCCACGAGCAGCGGCAGATGCATAATCTGCAGCTCGTGCATGGCATCTAGTGCCCTCCATTAACATAATGCAGTGCAGCAGCAGTAGCATCCTACTACTCGGACTCCTCCTATCCTGTTTGAAACGCAGAAGACTGGGAAAAATCAATTAAAATCACGATGGACGGTGGTTCTCGAGAAAGCTGAGCTGAGGCGGCCGCAACGGTGTGATTTCACCCTATGGGCTACGGGCGCAGCAATACTGTACTCCTGTTTCTCCAGCTACACTACACGTCTGTTGAGGCAGCTTAAACTATCAAAGCAAAGCGCTGTCGAGTCTATAAGAAAGCTGTAAACCTGTGTGCTGTGTGTGGTTCTCTGACTTGTGCTTTGCCCAAGACTCAAGCATTACTCCGCTCCGCTCTGCCTCTTTCCCGTTTCCCGTTCCCCACTCCACTCCTCgtctcgtcgtcgtcggcggcacAATCTTGAtttgcttcctcttggggttgtctCCATCGATGGTGTCTCGGGCGCGTCCGTGCGCCGGCGCACTGCTGGCGTGCGCGGCCATTGCCGTTTCTTGCTTCTGCTTCCAGTTCCAGGGCGCCaatgcggcggcggcgaccccgTCGTTCGGGGACAACTTCGAGATCACCGGCGCGGAGGACCACGTCAAGACCTCCCCCGACGGCCAGACGTGGTACCTCTCCCTCGACAACAAGACGGGTAGATCCCATCATTCATCACCCAAGTTAGTTATCGCATTGCACAAGCACCAATCGATTATGCTTGTTTCTTGCAGGCGTCGGGTTCCAGACGAAGCAGAAGTACCTGTTCGGGTGGTTCAGCATGAAGCTCAAGCTCGTCGGGAACGACTCCGCCGGCGTCGTCACGGCCTACTACGTACGTTCCACAGCATCACCGGCACTGGCAGCATTACCGCCGACGGATTGACCGAACTTGGTGGAAGACGCGCGTGTTTAGTTACTCATCATCTGATTGCGTTTTCTTCAGATGTGCTCTGACCTTGACGCGGCGCCGCAGCGCGACGAGCTGGACTTCGAGTTCCTGGGCAACCGCACCGGCGAGCCCTACATCATCCAGACCAACGTGTACCGCAGCGGCGTCGGCGGCCGGGAGATGCGGCACTCGCTGTGGTTCGACCCCACCGTCGACTTCCACTCCTACTCCATCCTCTGGAACCCCAAGCAGATCGTGTAAGCCCTCTCCATCCATTCCATGGCTTCTCGCTCGCATTGCAAAACCATCAAATAATCCTCCAATTTCACCAAGTACCACTCTCACAGTCTCATGCTGGCACACTGGTGCCGCCGGAGTGGGGTTGCCGGATTTAGTAGCGGCGGGGGCAGTTGAATTGAATGGATCCACCCACCCACCCCTGCATTTGGGTTACTCCGCTAGAATCTACCTGCTGGACCCGCCCACGCCCGCAGATGGAGTAGGAGATGCCAAACCAGTCCGCGTCCGTCCGTCGCTCGGACGTCGACGCGGCTGCTACTTGGGTTTGGGTGTACACTCTGTTTGGGGCCAAACAATGCGTGTCGGTGTCCCCGTGCACCTGTTTCTTTCTACTCCATGTATACCTCCGCCCAATCTTCTTTCCTATCGGATGCAGTACCCTTGACAAAGCTTTTGGCTCGAATCTGTACTCCAAACTGCCGCTACAGCGGTGGTCACGCCCGCACATGGTTTCGGCCATGGTCGCTGATTAGACTAGTGTCCTGTACACTGGGATCGAGATCCGGCTGCACTTGCCACTGTATTCATGGCGGCCCAGCTCCCAGCTTTGTCTACAGCTACAGCTAGCTAGCGCCTCGGTTAGCATCGCACAGTGCCTTACTGAAAATATTATTCTTTCTTCTCCTGCGCAGATTCTTCGTGGACAAGGTGGCGATCAGGGAGTACCGCAACTCGGACAAGCCCAACATGTTCTTCCCCATCGCCAAGCCCATGTACGTCTTCTCCAGCATCTGGAACGCCGACGACTGGGCGACCCGCGGCGGGCTCGAGAAGACGGACTGGACCAAGGGGCCATTCATCTCCTCCTACAGCGACTTCACCGCCGACGCCTGCGCCTGGGCGTCCGGCCCGGCCCCGCCGGCGTGCGCGGCCGTCACCGGAGACAGCTGGTGGGACCAGCCGCCGGCGTGGGCGCTCGACAAGGGCCAGCGCCAGGACAACGGCTGGGTGGCCAGGAACCTCATGATATACGACTACTGCGACGACCGCAAGAGGTTCCCCACCGTGCCGGAGGAGTGCGCGCTCAGGACGGCCACCACCTCCTGATCTTGTCCATCCATCGTCCTGCGTTCACGCGATTCATTTTTTTGGGGGGAGATCTCGTACGTACGTGTAGCTACTGATCATTGGtgagatgcatgcatgtatgttgaTGCGATATTGATTGGCTGAGGTGGATGTCATGTGAATGATACTAGCCCTTTCTCTTGGTGGAAATGGATTGATTTTTTTGGTCGGATGATGGGTCCAAAAACCTCCAAGAAACAAGGCAAGATTTATAATGAGTTTCCAAGTTCCGAACTAACTCTGGACTTTGACATTAGCCTACTTTGACCGAAACACACATCATTCTTTGAACTTTGTTGCATATTGAGTAGGCTATTACCAGAATTTAGCTATCCTCTTCTAATCAACTGATCCGCCTTTCAAATTCTAATTTACAAGACCAACCAAGCAAACAACTTGCGATTAGAAGGCATCCAAATCTTTCAAACTGTGGATCTCAATTTGCATTTTATAGGCGGAAGATGCCGAGTATGTGCCATCTTTGATGAATTTCCAAGTGATATTGTCCTCGGTTCCAATAGTGAGCTCAATGTTAGCGACCAGTTCCCATAACATATTGTTCAATGTGCGCCACCTCCAAACCTTGTCTCAAAACAATTTAGCTTATCCACAAATTATCTTGAAAGGACCTTTTGGTGGAAATGGGTTGAATTTTTTGGTCGGATGATGGGTCGAAAAACGTCGAAGAAACAACACAAAAAATtactatttttattaattaaaaaGGAGTTTCAAAGTTTGAGCTAATGCCTAGGCCAAAGTCTACGACTTTAACATGAGCCTACTCTTCGGGTATCGCGTTACATACAAATTTAGTGCAGGTTTGGTTCCTCAAGTGGCCCTGCCAAAAAAAATTGGGTGCCCTTCATGTTTTTGTCTAAGGTTAGGTTCTTCGTTGGGTTAGCTATTCAAAATAGGCTTTGGACGGCTGATCGGCTTGCAAGGAGAGGTTGAACAAATT includes these proteins:
- the LOC124672643 gene encoding probable xyloglucan endotransglucosylase/hydrolase protein 8 produces the protein MVSRARPCAGALLACAAIAVSCFCFQFQGANAAAATPSFGDNFEITGAEDHVKTSPDGQTWYLSLDNKTGVGFQTKQKYLFGWFSMKLKLVGNDSAGVVTAYYMCSDLDAAPQRDELDFEFLGNRTGEPYIIQTNVYRSGVGGREMRHSLWFDPTVDFHSYSILWNPKQIVFFVDKVAIREYRNSDKPNMFFPIAKPMYVFSSIWNADDWATRGGLEKTDWTKGPFISSYSDFTADACAWASGPAPPACAAVTGDSWWDQPPAWALDKGQRQDNGWVARNLMIYDYCDDRKRFPTVPEECALRTATTS